From a single Sinomonas atrocyanea genomic region:
- the pstB gene encoding phosphate ABC transporter ATP-binding protein PstB → MSKRIDVKDLNVYYGDFRAVEGVTMNIEPKSVTAFIGPSGCGKSTFLRTLNRMHEVIPGARVEGEVLLDGDDLYGPGVDPVAVRTHVGMVFQRPNPFPTMSIRDNVLAGVKLNGRKLSKGDADSLVEQSLRGANLWNEVKDRLGKPGSGLSGGQQQRLCIARAIAVKPDVILMDEPCSALDPISTLAIEDLIEELKENYTVVIVTHNMQQAARVSDKTAFFNIAGSGKPGKLIEYADTTTIFNNPGQKSTEDYVSGRFG, encoded by the coding sequence ATGTCCAAGCGAATCGACGTCAAGGACCTGAACGTCTACTACGGCGACTTCCGCGCCGTCGAGGGCGTTACCATGAACATCGAGCCCAAGTCGGTGACCGCCTTCATCGGACCGTCCGGCTGCGGCAAATCGACGTTCCTGCGCACGCTCAACCGCATGCACGAGGTCATCCCCGGCGCCCGCGTGGAGGGCGAGGTCCTCCTGGACGGCGACGACCTCTACGGCCCCGGCGTGGACCCCGTGGCCGTGCGGACGCACGTGGGCATGGTCTTCCAGCGCCCCAACCCCTTCCCCACGATGTCGATCCGCGACAACGTGCTCGCCGGCGTCAAGCTCAACGGGCGCAAGCTCTCCAAGGGGGACGCGGACTCGCTTGTCGAGCAGTCGCTGCGGGGTGCGAACCTGTGGAACGAGGTCAAGGACCGTCTGGGCAAGCCCGGCTCCGGCCTCTCGGGCGGCCAGCAGCAGCGCCTCTGCATCGCCCGTGCGATTGCCGTGAAGCCGGACGTGATCCTCATGGACGAGCCGTGCTCGGCCCTCGACCCGATCTCCACCCTCGCCATCGAGGACCTCATCGAGGAGCTCAAGGAGAACTACACGGTCGTCATCGTCACGCACAACATGCAGCAGGCGGCCCGCGTCTCGGACAAGACGGCGTTCTTCAACATCGCCGGCAGCGGGAAGCCTGGCAAGCTCATCGAGTACGCGGACACGACCACGATCTTCAACAACCCGGGCCAGAAGTCCACCGAGGACTACGTCTCCGGCCGCTTCGGCTGA
- a CDS encoding inorganic phosphate transporter, producing the protein MAAALVGASIVLVCAFGLLNGFRDASNAVALTVRTRALTPGIAVVLTAGFNVLGTLAGAWLLRAFGTVFVTVPAGSGGLTALAAALVAATLWGVYGWWKGYPSSSTHALVGGLIGATVASAILGGHLPGGLDQVFWLAIGLPLILSPLLAFGAAFVLTPAVTWMVRHTQPSQAHAGLRAAQSVGAAIVAFGHGLQDGQRLVALLVLSTLGSGASFDHVPVWAAVLGALALGAGTLAGGWRITYTLSHRLVRMDPLRAFVSQLVTSAMLAFGSLGLHMPLSTTHTVVASVLGAGVNQDYSSVNGPLVVRLIRFWLVAPLATAALGLVFALAFAPLAGLR; encoded by the coding sequence GTGGCCGCTGCGCTCGTCGGCGCATCGATCGTGCTGGTGTGCGCGTTCGGCTTACTCAACGGCTTCCGCGACGCCTCCAACGCGGTGGCCCTCACGGTCCGCACCCGCGCGCTCACGCCGGGGATCGCCGTCGTCCTCACGGCGGGGTTCAACGTGCTCGGCACGCTTGCCGGGGCGTGGCTGCTCAGGGCCTTCGGGACCGTGTTCGTGACCGTCCCGGCCGGCAGCGGGGGGCTGACCGCGCTGGCGGCGGCGCTCGTCGCGGCGACCCTGTGGGGCGTCTACGGCTGGTGGAAGGGCTACCCGTCCTCGTCCACCCACGCGCTCGTGGGCGGCCTCATCGGGGCGACCGTCGCCTCGGCGATCCTCGGCGGCCACCTGCCGGGCGGCCTCGACCAGGTGTTCTGGCTCGCGATCGGGCTGCCGCTCATCCTCTCGCCCCTGCTCGCCTTCGGCGCCGCGTTCGTCCTCACCCCCGCGGTGACGTGGATGGTCCGCCATACCCAGCCGAGCCAGGCGCACGCCGGCCTGCGCGCCGCCCAGTCGGTGGGCGCGGCCATCGTGGCCTTCGGGCACGGGCTCCAGGACGGCCAGCGGCTCGTGGCGCTCCTCGTCCTCTCCACGCTCGGATCCGGCGCGAGCTTCGACCACGTCCCCGTGTGGGCCGCCGTGCTGGGCGCGCTGGCGCTGGGCGCGGGCACCCTCGCCGGCGGGTGGCGCATCACCTACACGCTCAGCCACCGGCTCGTCCGCATGGACCCCCTGCGGGCCTTCGTGTCCCAGCTCGTCACGAGCGCGATGCTCGCCTTCGGCTCCCTCGGCCTCCACATGCCGCTCTCGACCACGCACACGGTGGTCGCCTCCGTGCTGGGGGCCGGGGTGAACCAGGACTATTCGTCTGTGAACGGTCCGCTCGTGGTGCGCCTCATCCGCTTCTGGCTCGTCGCCCCGCTCGCGACGGCGGCCCTCGGCCTGGTCTTCGCGCTCGCCTTCGCCCCGCTCGCCGGCCTCAGGTAG
- a CDS encoding nuclease PIN yields MKFRLFPQETAGLELLASMAQQSMLGVQTLSEMFGAERADYEKLVDTLTANDARTTEFRRTLLTRLRTSFVNPLPREDLLILSEWLSQAVGHLVAVGELIQLHRIDRLPSEAADMLDIVNRQAELTTAAMRGLTRLEDLEDYWADIVRLSKRAERTYRVWSANALRELSITQFARTVEVARSLLEAVHAFQSVAIQVGRIIVRES; encoded by the coding sequence ATGAAGTTCAGGCTGTTCCCCCAGGAGACGGCAGGCCTCGAGCTGCTCGCCTCCATGGCGCAGCAGTCCATGCTCGGGGTGCAGACGCTCTCCGAGATGTTCGGCGCCGAACGCGCCGACTACGAGAAGCTCGTGGACACCCTCACCGCGAACGACGCCCGCACCACCGAGTTCCGCCGCACCCTCCTCACCCGGCTCCGCACGAGCTTCGTCAACCCGCTCCCCCGCGAGGACCTGCTGATCCTCTCCGAGTGGCTCTCGCAGGCCGTGGGGCACCTCGTGGCCGTCGGCGAGCTCATCCAGCTGCACCGGATCGACAGGCTCCCGTCCGAGGCTGCGGACATGCTGGACATCGTCAACCGACAGGCCGAGCTCACCACCGCGGCCATGCGCGGCCTCACGCGGCTCGAAGACCTCGAGGACTACTGGGCGGACATCGTCCGGCTCTCCAAGCGTGCCGAGCGCACGTACCGGGTGTGGAGCGCGAACGCCCTCCGCGAGCTCTCGATCACCCAGTTCGCCCGCACCGTCGAGGTCGCCCGGTCGCTGCTCGAGGCGGTCCACGCGTTCCAGTCCGTGGCCATCCAGGTGGGGCGCATCATCGTCAGGGAGTCCTGA